Proteins from one Panicum virgatum strain AP13 chromosome 7K, P.virgatum_v5, whole genome shotgun sequence genomic window:
- the LOC120640996 gene encoding uncharacterized protein LOC120640996, with the protein MQRQQQQQQQAAPPHRHAKTDSEVTSSMAPSSPPRAAYYVQSPSHDDGENKTAASSFHSSPAASPPRSLGRASRDSSSSRFSASAKGPSSRAGAGGGAAPGGGGGRGRRGGGGGAWMKEAAIEEEGLLGMDDDGDDGYGGGRGGGWSGIPRRVRYGILFVGAFFGLFFFFALILWGASRNQRPVVTLHSATFHRFVVQAGTDASSVPTEMASLNATVRLNFRNTGTFFGVHVSAEPVTLYYTQLQLAAGNIKYFYQARKSQRSLAVSVVGDKVPLYGGGAGLSSTPTTLPPAKKKMPPVVVPPPPVPLQLTVRLRSRAFVLGRLVKPKFHSEARCNVTMDQTKLGKPVSLSKACTYTH; encoded by the exons atgcagcggcagcagcagcagcagcagcaggccgcgccgccgcaccggcacGCGAAGACGGACTCGGAGGTGACGTCGAGCATGGCGCCGTCGtccccgccgcgcgcggcctACTACGTGCAGTCGCCGAGCCACGACGACGGCGAGAACAAGACGGCCGCCTCGTCCTTCCActcctccccggcggcgtcACCGCCGCGCTCGCTGGGGCGGGCGTCCCgggactcctcctcctcccgcttctCCGCCAGCGCCAAGggcccctcctcccgcgccggcgccggcggcggcgccgcgcccgggggaggaggcgggcgcgggcgccgcggcggcggcggcggcgcgtggatgAAGGAGGCGGCCATCGAGGAGGAGGGCCTGCTGGGgatggacgacgacggcgacgacggctacggcggaggccgcggcggcgggtggagcgGGATCCCCAGGCGGGTGCGGTACGGGATCCTCTTCGTGGGCGCCTTCTtcgggctcttcttcttcttcgcgcTCATCCTCTGGGGCGCCAGCCGCAACCAGCGGCCCGTTGTCACCCTCCACTCCGCCACGTTCCACCGCTTCGTCGTGCAGGCGGGGACCGACGCCTCGAGCGTGCCCACCGAGATGGCCTCGCTTAACGCCACCGTCAGGCTCAACTTCCGCAACACCGGCACCTTCTTCGGGGTGCACGTCTCCGCCGAACCCGTCACGCTCTACTACACCCAGctccagctcgccgccggcaat ATCAAGTACTTCTACCAGGCGCGGAAGAGCCAGCGGAGCCTGGCGGTGTCGGTGGTGGGCGACAAGGTGCCGCTgtacggcggcggggcggggctgaGCAGCACGCCGAcgacgctgccgccggcgaagaagaagatgccgccggtggtggtgccgccgccgccggtgccgctgcAGCTGACGGTGCGGCTGCGGTCGCGCGCGTTCGTGCTGGGCAGGCTGGTGAAGCCCAAGTTCCACAGCGAGGCGCGCTGCAACGTGACCATGGACCAGACCAAGCTCGGCAAGCCCGTCTCCCTCAGCAAGGCCTGCACCTACACCCACTGA
- the LOC120640997 gene encoding subtilisin-like protease SBT1.5, with product MVFRAVLLGAISLLLLLLACAGAEPAPGGGGERRSYIVHMDVEKMPAPFVEHEAWYLSVLSSLASATAAAAAPVHLYTYTHVMHGFSAVLTARQLEELRAVEGHVAAFPETYGRLHTTRTPEFLGLSAGAGVWPASRYGADVIVGIVDTGVWPESESFSDAGIPKPVPARWKGACEAGQAFAPSMCNRKLIGARSFSKGLKQSGLAISPGDYDSPRDYYGHGSHTSSTAAGAAVGGASYFGYANGTATGIAPIARVAMYKAVFAADTLESASTDVLAAMDRAVADGVDVMSLSLGLPETSYDTNVIAIGAFAAAQKGVFVTCSAGNDGSGGYTIMNGAPWITTVGAASIDRDFTAAVTLGSGATIHGKSVYPQSTPVVGGSLYYGHGKRSKQRCESLSRNDVRGKVVLCTAAAGVSIGQQMDVVQSNGGRGAIIASDMKEFLQPEDYSMPVVLVTVSDGAAIAKYVAAASGRKAPMAMLRFGGTAVGVKPAPTVSYFSARGPGQISPTILKPDVVAPGVDILAAWVPNKEIMEIGKRKLFTKYALVSGTSMASPHVAGVAALLRSAHPDWSPAAIRSAMMTTAYVKDNAGNVIVSMPTGSPGTPLDFGSGHVSPNDAMDPGLVYDVAADDYVSFLCGLGYSSRQISTVAGRRNPSCAGANLDLNYPSFMVILNRTNSATRTFKRVLTNVAASPAKYSASVTAPAGMKVTVSPTALSFGSKGSKLPFTVTVQVSQVKRSSDDINFIGNYGFLSWNEVGGKHVVRSPIVSAFAQ from the coding sequence ATGGTGTTTCGGGCCGTGCTGCTCGGGGCGATCAgcctcttgctgctgctgctggcgtgCGCCGGCGCCGAGCCGGCGCCAGGAGGTGGCGGCGAACGGAGGTCGTACATCGTCCACATGGACGTGGAGAAGATGCCGGCGCCGTTCGTGGAGCACGAGGCGTGGTACCTCTCGGTGCTGTCGTCGCTAGcgtccgcgacggcggcggcggccgcgccggtgCACCTGTACACGTACACCCACGTCATGCACGGGTTCAGCGCCGTGCTCACCGCGCGGCAGCTGGAGGAGCTCAGGGCGGTGGAGGGCCACGTGGCCGCGTTCCCGGAGACGTACGGCCGCCTCCACACCACGCGCACGCCGGAGTTCCTCGGGctgagcgccggcgccggcgtctgGCCGGCGTCCAGGTACGGCGCCGACGTGATCGTCGGGATCGTGGACACGGGCGTCTGGCCGGAAAGCGAGAGCTTCAGCGACGCGGGCATCCCGAAGCCCGTGCCGGCGAGGTGGAAGGGCGCGTGCGAGGCCGGCCAGGCGTTCGCGCCCTCCATGTGCAACAGGAAGCTCATCGGGGCGCGCTCCTTCAGCAAGGGCCTCAAGCAGAGCGGCCTCGCCATCTCGCCCGGCGACTACGACTCGCCGCGGGACTACTACGGCCACGGCTCGCACACGTCGtccacggccgccggcgccgccgtcgggggCGCCAGCTACTTCGGCTACGCCAACGGCACGGCCACCGGCATCGCCCCGATTGCCAGGGTCGCCATGTACAAGGCCGTGTTCGCGGCCGACACGCTGGAGTCCGCGTCCACCGACGTGCTGGCCGCCATGGaccgcgccgtcgccgacggcgtCGACGTCATGTCGCTGTCCCTGGGTTTACCGGAGACGTCCTACGACACCAATGTGATAGCCATCGGAgccttcgccgccgcgcagAAGGGCGTCTTCGTGACGTGCTCGGCCGGGAACGACGGCTCCGGCGGGTACACCATCATGAACGGCGCGCCGTGGATCACCACCGTCGGCGCTGCGAGCATCGACCGGGACTTCACCGCCGCCGTCACGCTTGGCAGCGGCGCCACCATCCACGGCAAGTCGGTGTACCCCCAGAGCACGCCGGTCGTCGGCGGCAGCCTGTATTACGGCCACGGCAAGAGGAGCAAGCAAAGGTGCGAGAGCCTCAGCCGCAATGACGTGCGCGGGAAGGTCGTTCTCtgcactgccgccgccggcgtgagcATCGGGCAGCAGATGGACGTGGTGCAGAgcaacggcggccgcggcgccatcATCGCGAGCGACATGAAGGAGTTCCTCCAGCCGGAGGATTACTCCATGCCGGTGGTGCTGGTGACCGTGTCGGACGGCGCGGCCATCGCCAAGTacgtggcggcggcgtcagGCAGGAAGGCGCCCATGGCGATGCTCCGGTTCGGCGGCACGGCGGTCGGCGTCAAGCCGGCGCCGACCGTGTCCTACTTCTCCGCCCGCGGACCGGGCCAGATCAGCCCGACGATCCTGAAGCCGGACGTCGTCGCGCCGGGGGTGGACATCCTCGCGGCGTGGGTGCCCAACAAGGAGATCATGGAGATCGGCAAGCGGAAGCTCTTCACCAAGTACGCGCTCGTCTCCGGCACGTCCATGGCGTCGCCGCACGTCGCCGGCGTGGCCGCCCTGCTGCGGTCGGCGCACCCGGACTGGAGCCCGGCGGCGATCCGGTcggcgatgatgacgacggcCTACGTGAAGGACaacgccggcaacgtcatcgtcAGCATGCCCACCGGGTCGCCGGGGACGCCGCTGGACTTCGGGAGCGGCCACGTCAGCCCCAACGACGCCATGGACCCGGGCCTCGTGTACGACGTGGCGGCTGATGACTACGTCAGCTTCCTGTGCGGCCTCGGCTACAGCAGCCGTCAGATCTCGACGGTCGCCGGCCGGCGAAACCCCAGCTGCGCCGGAGCAAACCTCGACCTCAACTACCCGTCCTTCATGGTCATCCTCAACAGGACAAACTCGGCCACACGGACGTTCAAGAGGGTGCTGACCAACGTCGCCGCCTCGCCAGCGAAGTACAGCGCGTCGgtgacggcgccggcggggatgaAGGTGACGGTGTCGCCGACGGCGCTGTCCTTCGGCAGCAAAGGCAGCAAGCTGCCGTTCACCGTCACGGTGCAGGTCAGCCAGGTGAAAAGAAGCTCAGATGACATTAACTTCATTGGGAACTATGGGTTCTTGAGCTGGAATGAAGTTGGAGGGAAGCATGTTGTCAGGAGCCCAATAGTCTCAGCATTTGCTCAGTGA